A stretch of DNA from Kazachstania africana CBS 2517 chromosome 3, complete genome:
ttataaaatatcataacATTCTCTCACAGTCATGAAAATCTACTTTACTGCACAGTAGAGTGAGTTATCCTATCTTTCAAAACCACAATAGCGTGGGTTATATAATCCAAAACATAGCTCTCTCGACTGTTACTTATTACTTTGCGTCTGTTATGCGTCATCAAGGTACGGCACAATATAACGCTTTTACAAGCTAAGTGCTTGCAATCTATATTTTAATCATATATACTACTAAATATAGCTACCCAATTTTCTGGTAATGTAATTAGTACTGTGAGAACAGAATCTTGCCACAATTGAATAATCATTAGTCTTTCTTGCACGAGCGAGTTCCAGAGTGTTACATCTCATACACAAATCAAGTATAAGAATCAATCACTAAAATGAAGAACATCCGGGATTGATAACTCATCTGCTCTTTATTGGAACATCATGCCTACTCTGACCAATTATATGTTATTTTGACATTCAATCACATTGCCCGAAACTTTAACtcataaaaaaaaactatTCTTAAGATGGCTTACTTACCCCTACGATATgtgaaaaagataaaatatcCAGCGAAGAATGAACATCTGATTTATTCTAAACCTGAATCTCAATTAGACAAATACAATTACTAACAAAATACTCACCATGTTTCGTACTACAGCCCTCAAGAATATAATCAGATCAGGCGTCATCGCTAAGCGTATGTACGCAGAGGCTGCTGCCATCGGTACGCTGAAATTGCATTTCGCTTTGCCCCATGAAACACTCTATTACGGTTCAAATGTAACTCAAGTTAATGTTCCTGGTAAATCTGGCAAATTTGGTGTTCTAGCTAATCATGTTCCTACGATCGAACAATTGTCACCAGGTATAGTGGagattattgaagaaagttcgaaatccaagaaatattatatttctgGTGGCTTTGCGTCAGTCCAACCAGATTCCTTACTATGTGTAACAGCAGTTGAAGCGTTTCCACTAGAGCAGTTCTCTCCAGATAAAGTAAAAACATTACTCTCTGAGGCAAGGAATAAAGTGACCTCGTCCGATGGAAAGGTAGCTGCCGAGAATAAGATAAAGGTAAGTATTCTAGAAGAGTTAGAGTCACTACTATAGAGTCAAGCAGATGGAGAAAATGGTTTATAGTAAGTGAAAATATTCCTGtaagataaaagaaaaatgcaTTGCTGTTATCGACGTAATAAGAAATAAAAGTAAAAGCTCAATAAACTCAAGCACATAGCTGAAGCTTCTCCTTTGGAACcatattaaaattaaataatacaTCAGATAAGCTCAAGATAGCGCTGATTATTCCTTTCATTTCGCGTTCTCAATGATTGCTTAAATAGTAATCTTACACTAGTTCTCATATAACACTTATACAACCCTCTTTGAAACTTCTAATATAATTCAGTTGAAGTAGGAATGAACAGAGAGTGATGCGAATTTATATTAAAGCCATGCACAAAACATTTAAATTCTAGGcttcaaaaatcaaaaaaataacgaCAACTGCAGGACTCGAACCTGCGCGGGCAGAGCCCAAAAGATTTCTAATCTTTCGCCTTAACCACTCGGCCAAGTTGCCTcaattaataatttttaaaaaaaccCGAGACATCTATATAAATTATCTATTATAGAACACCCTCCCTTTTCCcttcaattcaattaaCTTTATTTGTTATATAGCTATGTATTATATTGATTTCTATGTGAAGATCTTCATCgagataataaattgagACGTAACGCTGAGTAGGTAATTTCACGATTACATACAGTTAGACGCCTACTTGGATTAAGACAAAAGGGCTCGTAGACATAAATTTTGCTATAAACAGtataaattcatcattttttttttttttcaattacGTCGctcaaaattaataaatataatcttGGTATATTGTATAAAAGTTTCCTCGATGGGTCATATATCTGTTCGTATATAAAAGATCATTTCATTTATGAAAGactttcaaagattttcaGTGTAGTGAGTGTTACCATCTAAGTTTCTTAATCTTTCAGCGGCTTGTTCGGCCGTTAAATCTCTTTGAGGTTCACctaataattcaaaacCGACTAAAAACTTTCTAACAGTAGCAGATCTCAATAATGGTGGGTAGAAATGTAAATGTAACCAACTTCTGtctaattcttcttggGTAGCATTTAGCGGTGCTTGGTGAATACCCATAGAATATGGGAAACTTGTTTGGAATAAGTTATCATATTTGGTGGTTAAAACCTTGATAATTTGAGCCAAATCTTGCTTCTCACTGTCTGTTAACTTGACAATGGACggaatcttcttctttgaaacaaCCATGGTTTCAAATGGCCAGACAGCCCAATATGGAACGACGACCAAAAAtgtatcattttcaaaaacgaTTCTAGACTTTTCTTGCATTTCTAGAGCAACATAATCGCCTAATAAATCAGCATTATGTTCATGCTTATATTTgtcaaaagatttgaattctttaGCAACTTCATTTGGAACACTTTCCAAGCACCAAGCTTGACCGTGAGGATGTAAATTTGAACAACCCATAGCTGTacctttattttcaaaaatttgtagGTATTTGTAAggtttcttttcttcaactgcTTCTTTAGCCAATTGGTTATATAAAGTTTGCCAAGTGCTAACAACCTTGACAATATCCTGCTGTTTCATTAATGGTAAAGTCAAATTGTGCTTAGGACTGAAACAGATAACAAAACAATTACCTCTAACGGATTCTGTTTGGAATAATCTGTTCTTTAATGTATCTTTGGTTTTGTCATTAGCTGGCAAAGATGGTTGAACTGTCTTGACAGCAGGGTAGTCattttggaagaagaaggtaGATTCGTAGTTTGGAGTACTGTTACCTGTAGCTCTTTCATTACCGGGACATAAGTAACACTTTGGATCGTATTCTGGCGCATCAGACTTACTTGGAGTTTCTTGTTGACCTAACCAAGGTCTCTTAGCTCTGTGTGGAGAAACGAGGACCCAGGAGTCAGTTAATGGGTTGTAACGTCTGTGGGAATGGTCggaaaaatcaaaatgttCAACTGTCATTTTAGTAAGTGGTATATTACTGGTGTTTTTACATAAGTTAAATAGAAACTAAAATGAATCAAGACATAGTTTGTAGCAAAGATCCTAGgtttatatatttcttgaacATGTTGATATCATGGATTTATTTTACCTTCCGCAAAATATGAATTTTATATTCGGAGCGAAGCTTTCCGCATAGTGAACGTTGGGCTCGGAATATAGTAGGCCGTTATGCAATTGTTATATGCCTGTCTGAAAAATGAATTCGTAGTAGGAACCAGGCCAACTTAacatattcaaaagaaaattgggGGGAACCCCACCAGATGCATTGTCGCCAACGCCAGGGAATGTATTGAGATGGTGCAAAGAGATCCGAATACCTAGTTACTCCGTGCACTATCTGCTGGGTTCATTATTCTGCACTCGAAGCTGAATATTCAAGCAACGGATCTTCCGTCGTACTTTGGGCAGTTGATTGGAATTTTAACTATGGTCATACTAGCTTTCTAGAGGGCTACATCTGATACAGCACCGgaaaaaaatcttctttttgctAATAACTGGATTCCTGAAACCCATGGTCTCTCCAGTTTTTTTTAGCATTTGCGTAGTAGACAATACCTCTGGGAAACAGGCTGGAAACGGACCCTACAAAGTTCTAATGTCGATAATATAATCAAGTTTCTGTCTTTCTAACTCGAATGAGAAATTTGAGCGTCAACTTCTGGCATCAGgtacaaatattttttttttttacatCAGGTACCAAAATATCTAACGCAGCATAGTATGATATTCTCATTATCGTAATTGTCTTTCATTTAGCTTTTCTCATTCGCTTCTTTGTATGCTATGTACTTGTTTTCGAGATTTGGCTAAAATCTATCATCCAATTTGTTTTTTAAACAGCTCCCGAAATTTAAGGTAAGCAGAAAAGTTCTGTACATACAAAACCATAAAACAATAAAGACAATCCCCCTCGAGCACATCGATTATCAGGGATACCAGAACACTAAGTGACTCTTCGATCCAATTTGAATAGTTAAGCCTTATTTCTTATCtctatctttttttattaagtCGAAGTTTTTGCGATGGCGATGTCGACTTTCATTCCACAATACAATAAAGAGTCCAAGGATATTCCACATATTCTATGCTCGAAAAAGGAAAACATAATAGCCAATTTTAAATGTGCTTACGGGTATGAACCGGACTTTATATCAAGATCGCCTGGAAGAGTCAATTTAATAGGTGAACATATCGATTATACAGACTTTTCTGTACTTCCACTATCAATTGAAGTGGATATGATGTGTGCCATTAAAATACATGAGAATGATTCTAGAAATCCTTCAATTACATTGGTCAATATTGATTCTAAGAAATTTGCAAGACGTAAGTTCGATTTACCTTTAGATGGTTCTCTAATAAACATTGATCCATCGGTTTCAGATTGGTCCAATTATTTTAAATGTGGATTGTATGTGGCAAATGTATTCTTAAAACATATTCAACCGGAAAGGTTTGAAGATAAGCCCTTAAATGGCATAGATGTATTCTGCCAGGGGGATATACCCGTCGGCGGGGgtttatcatcttcttccgCATTCATCTGCGCCGTTGCTCTTGCCATAATAAGGGCAAATATGGGTCCATCTTTCAAGATGGtaaaaaatgatttaataCGTATTACTGTCGTGGCTGAACATTATTTAGGTGTGAGCAATGGTGGGATGGATCAAGCTACTTCTGTATGTGGAGAAGAAGGTCATGCCCTATATGTTGAATTCAAACCTGTTTTAAAAGCTACTCCTGTCAAGTTCCccaatttgaagaagaattccGTACAATTTATCATTGCTAATACACTTGTAGTTGCAAATAAATACGAAACTGCGCCAACAAATTACAATTTAAGAGTGGTAGAAGTTACAGTTGCTGCCAACGTTCTAGCTAAGAAGTATGGATTAGCACTACAGAATAGTGAGAACGGTATTGACAATAGCAATGATAATGGTGAAGAGACAAATATTGATAAGGGAAATCTTCGAGATTTTATGGACACATACTATGAGAGATATGATGATCATAAATGGGACGGGGACATTGATGTGGGAATTAGGAGATTGACTAAAATGCTAGAACTTGTGGAAGAGGCTCTTGGGAAATATAAAGGTGGTTTCACGGCAGAACAAGCTGCAGGAGCACTAGGATGCtcgaaagaagaatttgcCAGAGAATATCTAATGATATATCCTATTCGTTTCCAAACCttaaaattatatgaaCGAGCAAAACATGTATATTCTGAGGCGCTAAGAGTGTTGAGAGCAGTTAAGATAATGATTAGTGATGCCAATAGTTTtagtgatgatgaagaatttttcgaaaaatttGGAGAATTAATGAATGAATCTCAAACGTCTTGCGACAAATCATATAATTGTTCCACGCCTGAAATCAATGCCCTCTGTTCAATTGCACGTGCCAATGGAGCATATGGATCAAGACTAACGGGTGCCGGTTGGGGTGGTTGTACGGTTCATCTCGTACCTGGTGGTCCCGAAGGAAATGTCGAAAGAGTAAGACAAGCATTGATCGATCAATTTTACAAAGTCAAATATCCTGACATTACGGAAACCGAGTTGAAGGAGGCCATTATTGTATCCAATTCAGCACCTGGTAGTTGTTTATACGAACTGTAAGTACAAACTTAAATACGATTCTAATTAATGTTAATGAACTTATTATTACCTGCAAATAGGTTAGTTTTGCTCGTGATCAGTAAACTCCGATGCTCTCATAATCAAAATGAGAACGGAATTCGGAGATATTCATTGGTAACACGGAGAAAATAGTGGACAAATATTCTTACCCAAGAGACTCCCATGGAGGGGAACACGGACTGACTACGTTCAGCCGAACCTGCTGGCATGGGTGGTTAGAAATGCAAGGCTATATACAACATAATTTCAGGGTGCTGGCACATTGGAGAGAAAACACGGAGTCATCCAGCCTGAGGTAAGACTAATGTAGTCACTGCTGTATTTAGCTCGGTGCgaaagtgaagaagaggTACTGCTTTATGTCAAGTGGTCGTGTCTGAAGTTCGTGAAAAGCATACAGTGCGATGTCAAGCTTCTTTATATACAATATATGGCTaatgaattgattgattcGAACAGTGTGCGGTAGGTGTGTTTTATACTTTTTGATTATTCATAACTCTATTTAATTGACACGAAGAATCCGTATATAAGTCATctctttattgaaaatctAGTGCTTTTAATAGGGAACACGGCTTTAAATTAAACTTTGTACTCTGCAACTTTCTACATCTAGGGGTTATGGAATCTGAAAGTGAAATTAGTTCGACCCCACTAAATGAAACTCAATGCATGAGTGAAATATACCAACATAAAGACAGCAATGTCGAAGGAAAACCAGATGGGCTACGACCTGATACATCTGAGGACAAGTTCACAGGGATGCTTACTTCTTCGTCTGATGAGAGagtgaaagaaaataaacatTTAACTCATAATCGTAACGAATCAAGCCTTTCTGATGATATGACTTCAAAAGTAGAACAATTTGCCGAAGCCTTGGCTAGACATACGTCAAGAAGCGGTGAGTTCAAGTTATTTTCTGACAACGGAAGTAGCAGTCAAGATTCAGAGAGAGAATTCGATGCTAATGCTATTTTTGACTCGTTTGTCAAGGATTCAGAAGAACAGGGTATTCATATTCGTAGAGCAACAGTCACCATAGAAAATCTTTCCGTTCAGGGCTTTGATAAGTCTTCCATGGAAGGTAAGACTTTTGGTAACTTTCTGCTACTACCACTAACCATATACAGAGcaatcaaaaataagagGAGGAAtagaatgacaaatatattacaaaatatcaacGGATTGGCTAATGCCGGTGAAATGGTTTTAGTTCTTGGCAGACCGGGTGCTGGATGTTCTTCGTTTTTGAAAGCAACTGCAGGTGAGATTAGTCAGTTTGCGGGAGGAGTTACTGGTGATGTTTCTTACGACGGCATTCCacagaaagaaatgatgaagaagtacAAGTCAGATGTCATTTATAATGGTGAAGTCGATGTCCATTTCCCGTACTTGACGGTGCAACAAACGTTGGACTTCGCCATCGCATGCAAGACCCCATCGACAAGAGTTAACAAcgtttcaagaaaagaatatatcGAATCAAGAAGAGACCTCTTCGCAACGATATTTGGGTTGACTCACACATATCACACTAAAGTAGGTAATGATTTTGTAAGAGGAGTTTCTGGAGGGGAACGTAAGCGTGTATCCATAGCAGAAGCCTTGGCGGCAAATGGTTCTGTCTATCTCTGGGACAACGCAACGAGAGGATTAGATGCCTCTACCGCGCTTGAGTATGCTAAAGCAATTCGTATAATGACAAATCTACTAGGTTCCACTGCATTTGTCACAATTTATCAGGCCTCTGAAAATATCTACGAAACTTTTGACAAAGTCACAGTGTTACATTCCGGTAGACAGATTTATTTTGggaaaattgaagatgcaaaaaaatattttactGATATGGGCTACATCTGTCCTCCAAGACAAGTAACTGCCGAGTTTTTAACAGCTTTAACAGATCCACATGGATTTCACAAGGTGAAACCCGGTTATGAAGATAAAGTTCCTCGTACTgctgaagaatttgaaaactatTGGAGAAATTCACCAGAGCTTctacaattgaaaagagaaattgaagattttaAATCAAGGGTTGATACAacaaagacaaaaaaaatttataatgaaTCATTATCACAGGAGAAGTCTAAATATACACGAAAGCAATCCTACTATACCGtttcatattttgaacaaGTTAGGCTTTGTACGATACGTGGTTTACAAAGAATTTACGGTAATAAAAGTTACACGGTCATCAACATATGTTCGGCTATAATCCAAGCATTCATCAGTGgatctttattttataaCAGTCCGTCAACTACAAATGGCGCTTTTTCTAGAGGTGGTGTTCTTTACTTTTGTCTACTTTACTATTCTCTTATGGGTCTTGCGAACATTCGGTTCGATTATAGACCTATCCTACAAAAACAAAAGCTCTATTCGTTCTATCACCCTTCAGCAGAGGCACTGGGAAGCACTTTCTCTGCATTCCCCTTCAGGATGATTGGGCTCACATGTTTTTTGATTATCTTATATTTCTTATCTGGTTTACGTAGGAGTGCAGGCGCGTTCTTTATCGTATACTTATTTCTAACTTTATGCTCAGAAGCCATTACGGGCTTGTTTGAAATGGTTGCAGCTGCGTGTGATACAATGGCACAGGCAAATTCCATTGCAGGCATTTTAATGATGTCAATCTCCATGTATTCGACCTATATGATTCAGCTACCATCAATGCACCCATGGTTTAAATGGATTTCATACGTACTGCCCATTAGATATGCTTTTGAATCAATGCTGAACGCTGAGTTCCATGGTAGACATATGGATTGTGGTGGCACTTTGGTCCCTTCTGGTCAAAATTATGAAAATGTTGCTGCTGAAAACAGAGTGTGCGCTTTCGTTGGATCAGAGCCTGGACAATCATGGGTTCTTGGTGACAACTACTTGagaaaacaatttgaatacGTTTACAAACATGTTTGGAGGAATTTCGGTATAATGTGGTGTTTTGTGCTCGGATATATTACTTTGAAGGCTATTATTACCGAATATAAGACACCAGTCAAAGATACGGGGGACGCACTGATATACAAGAAAGGTTCTAAAAGctataaaatgaaaaatgatgaagaatccAACCATAGCTCTGAGAATCTGGAGccacaagaaaaatattctaGTGGTAGTACAGCAGAAGAGAGTACGGATgccatttttgaagaattggaGTCTAAAGGTGTTTTTATTTGGAAGGATGTTTGTTACACTATTCCGTACGATGGTGGTCAACGTATGTTGCTGGATCACGTTTCTGGTTTTTGCAAGCCTGGTACTCTGACTGCTTTGATGGGTGAATCTGGTGCTGGTAAAACTACTTTATTGAACACGCTAGCTCAAAGAAATGTCGGTATTATTACTGGTGATATGTTAGTAAATGGTCATCCGATTGATACAAGTTTCGAAAGACGTACAGGTTACGTTCAGCAGCAAGATATCCATATTTCCGAACTTACTGTTAGAGAATCATTACAATTCTCTGCGCGTATGCGTCGTCCTCAAAGCGTTActgataaagaaaagatgacCTACgttgaaaagattattcaTGTTTTAGATATGGAAGATTATGCTGAAGCCTTAGTAGGAACTGTTGGAAGTGGTTTGAATGTTGaacagagaaaaaaattatctattGGGGTCGAACTGGTGGCGAAACCAGatcttcttttatttttagatgAACCCACTTCTGGATTGGACTCCCAATCCTCCTGGGCTATCGttcaattattgaaaaaattagcACATTCAGGACAGTCAATCTTATGTACAATCCACCAGCCATCTGCTACATTATTTGAACAATTTGATAGATTGCTGCTGCTCAAGAAAGGTGGCCAAACAGTCTATTTTGGTAACATAGGagaaaattcttctcttttgttggattattttgaaaggAACGGTGCAAGACAATGTTCATCAAGTGAGAACCCAGcagaatatattttagAAGCTATTGGTGCCGGTGCTACTGCAACTGTAAAGGAAGACTGGAATGAAATATGGAGAAACTCTCCAGAATCGCGCAACAGTCAGAATGAGATTACTGAATTGATCGAAAATTTATCCAAGGAGGTAGACCCAAGCAAAAACGGAGCAAAACCCTCAAAATATGCCACATCGTATCTCTATCAGTTTAGGTATGTATGGGCTAGGACAAACGTCACTTTTTGGAGAAGTTTAAACTATATCATGTCGAAGTTTATGTTGATGGCAGTAGGTGGTTTATACATTGGATTCACTTTTTTTGATGTTGGTAATAGCTATGTAGGGTTACAAAACGCCTTATTTGCTGCGTTTATATCAATTGTTCTATCCGCACCTGcaatgaatcaaattcaGGCTAGGGCTATTGCATCAAGAGAATTATTCGAAGTGAGAGAATCAAAATCGAATATGTTCCATTGgtctttattattaataacACAATATTTGAGCGAACTACCATATCACCTTGTATTCTcgataatattttttgtttcatcCTATTTCCCATTAAGGAATCACTTCGGAACACCTTTCTCTGGTGtatatttcttaaattaTTGCATTATGTTTCAGCTCTATTACGTAGGATTTGGGTTATTAATTCTATACATGGCACCAAATCTTCCTTCGGCCAATGTTATACTGGGCCTTGCTCTATCCTTTTTAATTGCGTTTTGTGGGGTTGTTCAACCTAAGAGCTTAATGCCCGGATTTTGGACATTCATGTGGAAAACATCTCCCTTTACATACTTCGTTCAAAATCTTGTTGGTATTATGTTACACACGAAGGCAGTAGTGTGTACTTCAAACGAGTTAAACTATTTTAATCCTCCTAGCGGTCAAACATGTGGAGAGTACATGCAAAATTACTTACAGACACATTCAGGTTATATTGCGAATCCAAGTGCTACAAGCAATTGTGGATACTGTCTTTATTCTGTTGGGGACCAATACCTGACTCACATAAgctcaaaatattcatatcTCTGGagaaattttggatttttctgggtttatattattttcaatatatttgcGATGGTTGGGgtttattatattttccaCGTAAGAGATGCTTCAATCTTTAACTTGAAGTTTgtggaaaaattaatatcTCACATTCgcaaatcaaaaaaaaagaacgTCGTAGATTGATTCGGTATTTGCACATTAGCTATTAGATATATCTTAGTCCATTATTCTCAATATTTAAAGTAATTtatgaagatatttctaTAGACATAATTAATAACGTTATTAATCTATACTCTAAAGGGAGGGAGCTACATGTATTTACAAATAAACTATCCTTCCAACCTAATGATTATATAAACTATTAATACCCTTGATAGCATCTTACTCTTGATGTGGATTTCAGTCCAGTGCACTCATTAATTAATGcataaaagaaattaacaAGGCAACTCCAATAAACCAGTGAAGCTTTATAAAggacttttttttcactttattAATTCTCCAAGTAAACTCTCTCACGGGAATAATCTCTGACACAATTTGTAAAACAGAAAATGCCAGTGACACTTCAGCTATCAATGGTAATTAACACCACGTATGGCTGACTTCTGACAATAGTTACACGGAGCTCCTGTatcactttcttctttcgaTATTAGCCCCTCTGGCGCTAGCGCCTCGGAGTAACAAATGCATTTATGAAATGCGCTCTTCTTGAAACAACCTTGTTGAAACATAAAATCATGTTCTAGTCATTTTTTGTGGGTACAACTTTATTGCTAGAGACATGCTATCTGATCCAGGTGCGAAATGGAAAAAACAAGACAAAATAGGGTActagaagaaaatactCGTCAACTGAATCGGACTTCTAATAAATTTCTAGGTGCATTAAGCTCCCTTAGCATCCGTTTACAGTAATAGGAGTCAAGTTACGGATAAATTAGATAGTCCAAAGCCTCATGTCGCTACTTTTATCTTTGGTAGTTCTATATCTCCGAATAAGCAGACTTCAAGGTTAAATCCGCGATAAATGTTGCCAGTTGGCAGTATGATACTTTAAATTTAGACTACTGTAGGTGGCTTTATCCTCCAGATATCACTCGTTTCTTTTGTAGTTTCCATTTTGGTCAATAAGCCGTGGCAAAATGGACactaaaaagaaaaaaaattatttccATGGAATATATCATTTTAGTAAGTCTGttttgcgatgagctcgagaaaaagaaaagcgAAATTTCACCAGGCTTTGGCATGCCTATTTTCCTTCCTTAGAAGTCGATGGAGCTAGCAAAAGCCGCAGTGTTGGGACAGTTATGCGTTATTTTCTCGGTGTGAGTCTCTCATTACTAATTTTTCCGCATAACAAGATCTTTGATTATGGTGACTCCTGACCGTGAATGTCAACATTTCACAAGTTGATGTCTCTGACAACGCACTCATAACCAACATTCatgcatatatatacatagGAGGTTAGCGACATATACAAGACCTCAATTCCACATCCCCAACCTCTGCTTGACGACTTACTCAATCTTTTTACAATACAAAAAGGAATATCCGTAAGGAATGTCGAGTTCAATTAGTGAGGACAAAAAGGCACCTTATGAAAGTGTGGCCTCGTCCGCCTCATCCGAAGAATCCTTTAGAGGTCAATACGACgatcaaaataaaagaaatagcGAATTTAATGCAGAAACTCTATCCAGAACGCTATCACGTCTATCGCAAGATGTCGAAAATGGAAGGCCATCAGAAATTGTTTCCCAAGTTGAAACGTTAGCAGAAATTCTATCAAAACATACCACTAGGGATGGTGAACTTCAATTACGAAATGATGATTCTTTTGATGCCGAGGCAATCTTTGCTGCTTTTGCCAGAGACTCTGAAGAACAAGGTATTCATATACGTAAGGCTGGTGTCACATTGGAAAACGTTAGTGCTGAAGGTTTCGACGCCTCTGCTTTAGAAGGTGCTACTTTTGGTAATATCTTATGTTTACCATTAACAATTTATAAAGGgattaaatcaaaaaaagggaacaaaatgaaatccattttacaaaatgttAACGCCCTAGCTAGACCAGGTGAAATGGTTTTAGTTCTTGGAAGACCAGGTGCAGGTTGTTCCTCATTCTTAAAAGTTACAGCAGGTGAAATTGATCAGTTCGCAGGAGGTGTCACAGGTGATGTTGCATATGATGGAATTTCACAAGAtgaaatgatgaaaaactACAGAGCAGATGTGATTTACAATGGTGAATTAGATGTCCACTTCCCTTACTTGACAGTGAAACAAACATTAGACTTTGCAATCGCATGTA
This window harbors:
- the KAFR0C00820 gene encoding pleiotropic drug resistance family ABC transporter, with product MESESEISSTPLNETQCMSEIYQHKDSNVEGKPDGLRPDTSEDKFTGMLTSSSDERVKENKHLTHNRNESSLSDDMTSKVEQFAEALARHTSRSGEFKLFSDNGSSSQDSEREFDANAIFDSFVKDSEEQGIHIRRATVTIENLSVQGFDKSSMEGKTFGNFLLLPLTIYRAIKNKRRNRMTNILQNINGLANAGEMVLVLGRPGAGCSSFLKATAGEISQFAGGVTGDVSYDGIPQKEMMKKYKSDVIYNGEVDVHFPYLTVQQTLDFAIACKTPSTRVNNVSRKEYIESRRDLFATIFGLTHTYHTKVGNDFVRGVSGGERKRVSIAEALAANGSVYLWDNATRGLDASTALEYAKAIRIMTNLLGSTAFVTIYQASENIYETFDKVTVLHSGRQIYFGKIEDAKKYFTDMGYICPPRQVTAEFLTALTDPHGFHKVKPGYEDKVPRTAEEFENYWRNSPELLQLKREIEDFKSRVDTTKTKKIYNESLSQEKSKYTRKQSYYTVSYFEQVRLCTIRGLQRIYGNKSYTVINICSAIIQAFISGSLFYNSPSTTNGAFSRGGVLYFCLLYYSLMGLANIRFDYRPILQKQKLYSFYHPSAEALGSTFSAFPFRMIGLTCFLIILYFLSGLRRSAGAFFIVYLFLTLCSEAITGLFEMVAAACDTMAQANSIAGILMMSISMYSTYMIQLPSMHPWFKWISYVLPIRYAFESMLNAEFHGRHMDCGGTLVPSGQNYENVAAENRVCAFVGSEPGQSWVLGDNYLRKQFEYVYKHVWRNFGIMWCFVLGYITLKAIITEYKTPVKDTGDALIYKKGSKSYKMKNDEESNHSSENLEPQEKYSSGSTAEESTDAIFEELESKGVFIWKDVCYTIPYDGGQRMLLDHVSGFCKPGTLTALMGESGAGKTTLLNTLAQRNVGIITGDMLVNGHPIDTSFERRTGYVQQQDIHISELTVRESLQFSARMRRPQSVTDKEKMTYVEKIIHVLDMEDYAEALVGTVGSGLNVEQRKKLSIGVELVAKPDLLLFLDEPTSGLDSQSSWAIVQLLKKLAHSGQSILCTIHQPSATLFEQFDRLLLLKKGGQTVYFGNIGENSSLLLDYFERNGARQCSSSENPAEYILEAIGAGATATVKEDWNEIWRNSPESRNSQNEITELIENLSKEVDPSKNGAKPSKYATSYLYQFRYVWARTNVTFWRSLNYIMSKFMLMAVGGLYIGFTFFDVGNSYVGLQNALFAAFISIVLSAPAMNQIQARAIASRELFEVRESKSNMFHWSLLLITQYLSELPYHLVFSIIFFVSSYFPLRNHFGTPFSGVYFLNYCIMFQLYYVGFGLLILYMAPNLPSANVILGLALSFLIAFCGVVQPKSLMPGFWTFMWKTSPFTYFVQNLVGIMLHTKAVVCTSNELNYFNPPSGQTCGEYMQNYLQTHSGYIANPSATSNCGYCLYSVGDQYLTHISSKYSYLWRNFGFFWVYIIFNIFAMVGVYYIFHVRDASIFNLKFVEKLISHIRKSKKKNVVD